In Parvularculales bacterium, the sequence TTCAATAATGACTTCCTGCTTACCGTAGGGCAGGCTGTCCTCAATATTGGAGACACCGGGAAAAGACAAAAGTATCTCCCGCAAATCATTAGCCGCTTGTTTAAGGGTATGAGGTGGGGCATTTTGTAGCAGAATATCAATATCACGACCTGGAGGGCCAAGACTTCTCTCACGTACGGTAAAGCGCTCAAGACCGGCAATGGGCGGTATTTCTTTCTGCCATTCTTTAGTTAACGTGGCTGTACGTATGGTGCGAAATTCGCCAGGTATAAGTTCTACAAAAATTTTTCCAAAATTATCTCCCTTTTTTCCTTCGCCAATGCCCACTGTGCCGAATACTACCGTTATAAGATCACCTTTTTTGCCATTCTCTCCTAGCAATTTGGCCCCAGCGCGGTGAAGGGCAGCCTCAGCAATTTCCAGAGCAGTTTGGGTTTGCGCTCGCGGTGTGCCTGGGGTCATGATGAGACTGGCGTTTACAACTTCCGACTCAGGAGAGGGGAAAAACTCAAATTTGACACGGCCCACAGACAGTAGACTTATGGTGATAACCAGCGCCGAAAGTGATACTGCCAGAACGGTATAACGCCATTCATAACAACGCCGCACCAGCTGGTCGGCGAACCAATCACAAATGTTGTCAAACGTCTTGTTGAATTTTTGTCGCCACGGGCGGGGGGGGCTCATATGGGATAGTCCATGTTTGAGATGACCCGGCAGAATGAGAAAACATTCAATCATGCTGGCAACCAAGATAGCAATGACCACTTGCGGCATGGCAGATATAATCTGCCCCAACGCATCGCCAATCAGAAAAATAGGCGCAAAGGCAACAATAGTGGTGATGACGGCGGCGGCAACTGGTGGAAGCATGCGGTAAGCAGCGCGCTCGGCAGCACCGGTGGAATCATAACCTTGCCCTCGTAGGGTAACGGCGTGTTCACCTACCACGATGGCATCATCCACAAGAATGCCGATGGTCAAAATAATAGCAAACAGTGATATCATGTTGATGGATTGCCCCGTTACGTACATAACGAAAAATGAAAATATAGCCGCTACTGGAATACCCACAGAAACCCAAATTGCAGCACGGATGTTGAGAAACAAAAACAGTGTGACTAGTACAAGGGCTAATCCTTGAAGGCCATTTGTGAGTAGAAGATTGATACGTTGCACGGCTAAATCTGCGCTTACATCAAACTTAGTCACCTCAAGGGAGGCAGGCAGTTGGGGTAGAGAGTTCTCCAGCCATCTGTCCACACGGGCGGCGGTCTGCAAAATATCTGAAGACTCTGCACGCTGGATATTAAGCCGAATGGCAGGTTTGTCTCCCTGATGGCTGGTGGGTTGCTGGTTGTTAAAGTTCCTCCGAATGATGGCTATATCCCGCAAAATAACTTTTTCGCCACTATCAAGGGCACGAATTTCAGTGGTGCCAATGGTTCTTTCTGTATCCACCCGCCCTAGAGAGCGTAGCCGACGCTCTACTTGTCCCTCAAGTGTTCCAGACGGTAAATCCTGACTCACGGCCCCGATGCGTCCAGCAATATCCTGTAAGGTTAAATTAAGGCGCTGTAATTCAGCCGGTGGTACCTCCACCCATATCTCTTCAGCGCGCAAGCCCTCAAAGGATACCTTGTCAACACCGGTGGCCAGCAATTCATCACGTATCTGCTTAGCGTAGCTACGCAGGGCCGACTCATCAAAGGGTCCCGAAATAGCAAGAGAGGCTACCGTCTCATAAAATAGAATACGCGAAACAACTGGCGTGGATGCCCCAAGTGGCAAGGGGGGGATGTTCTCTAGGGCTAACTCAACCGAAGACAGAGCGTTTTGCATATCTGTGCCCGGTTCAAACTCAAGGGACATACTGGCGATACCCTCTCTGGAGACAGACGTGAGCCTTTTCATCCCATCAACAAAACGGATTTCCGGCTCAATGACCTCAACGATATTGCTCTCAACGTCTTCTGCGCCCGCTCCGGACCATCCAACGGATACAGTAATAACGGGAACGTCTACCGTTGGAAAAAACTGAATGTTAAGCTGGGTTATAGAATACAGCCCCATGACGATCAGAAGCCCCATGAGAAGATTGGCTGCATTGTGATGACGAACAAAAAAAGAAATCATAAAATCTTAACCTTAACGCCTGCACCCACCTGTGTGAGATGAGTGG encodes:
- a CDS encoding efflux RND transporter permease subunit codes for the protein MISFFVRHHNAANLLMGLLIVMGLYSITQLNIQFFPTVDVPVITVSVGWSGAGAEDVESNIVEVIEPEIRFVDGMKRLTSVSREGIASMSLEFEPGTDMQNALSSVELALENIPPLPLGASTPVVSRILFYETVASLAISGPFDESALRSYAKQIRDELLATGVDKVSFEGLRAEEIWVEVPPAELQRLNLTLQDIAGRIGAVSQDLPSGTLEGQVERRLRSLGRVDTERTIGTTEIRALDSGEKVILRDIAIIRRNFNNQQPTSHQGDKPAIRLNIQRAESSDILQTAARVDRWLENSLPQLPASLEVTKFDVSADLAVQRINLLLTNGLQGLALVLVTLFLFLNIRAAIWVSVGIPVAAIFSFFVMYVTGQSINMISLFAIILTIGILVDDAIVVGEHAVTLRGQGYDSTGAAERAAYRMLPPVAAAVITTIVAFAPIFLIGDALGQIISAMPQVVIAILVASMIECFLILPGHLKHGLSHMSPPRPWRQKFNKTFDNICDWFADQLVRRCYEWRYTVLAVSLSALVITISLLSVGRVKFEFFPSPESEVVNASLIMTPGTPRAQTQTALEIAEAALHRAGAKLLGENGKKGDLITVVFGTVGIGEGKKGDNFGKIFVELIPGEFRTIRTATLTKEWQKEIPPIAGLERFTVRERSLGPPGRDIDILLQNAPPHTLKQAANDLREILLSFPGVSNIEDSLPYGKQEVIIEVTPRGTALGFTTESIGRQLRNAYQGTVAKRFVRGDEEVAIRVQFPRQTDATRNLRTLYLRASDGSDVPLTEVVSLRESTGFSRINRIDGLRTVSVAGEIDSSVISSGILVAKLAQQILPDLARRHGVDYTFSGRAEEQAEAFSDLQIGSFLALAMIYIILAWVFSSYIRPIVVMSIIPFGLVGAILGHLVMGFSVTILSLISLLGLSGILINDSIILVSQVDLRIIEGLSKKEAVVQGVKDRFRAVTLTSFTTIVGLLPLLFETSLQAQFLLPMVITIAGGLTIATGLVLILVPALFGIQDDIGAKLSIWHQQLSGWFRRIVAPSAP